One stretch of Deinococcus apachensis DSM 19763 DNA includes these proteins:
- a CDS encoding WecB/TagA/CpsF family glycosyltransferase — translation MPTFSGGVTAQTPPTSLPDHAQRPVSRPLLGTRIDATSYAQAAADVITWAQAGGPRRVHAANVHMVMEGVDDPNFQAVTNSADLVTPDGMPLVWGLKLLGVRDAERVYGPTLTLHVCEAAAKAGVPIGLYGGTPESLGDFRAFLERQFPGIQVACTIAPPFRPLTPEEDAEDVRQILASGARILFVGIGCPKQEWWMYRHRDRLPLTMLGVGAAFDFHSGRVRQAPGAMQRLGLEWLFRLAMEP, via the coding sequence ATGCCGACCTTCTCTGGCGGGGTAACCGCGCAGACCCCACCGACCTCCCTGCCGGATCACGCCCAGAGGCCCGTTTCCCGCCCACTCCTGGGCACCCGCATCGACGCGACCAGCTACGCCCAAGCGGCAGCAGACGTGATCACCTGGGCGCAGGCCGGGGGCCCCCGCCGGGTCCACGCCGCCAACGTCCACATGGTCATGGAGGGAGTGGACGACCCCAACTTCCAGGCCGTCACCAACTCCGCCGACTTGGTCACGCCCGACGGGATGCCGCTCGTCTGGGGGTTGAAGCTGCTGGGGGTCCGGGACGCCGAGCGGGTCTACGGCCCCACCCTGACCCTGCATGTCTGCGAGGCGGCAGCCAAAGCGGGGGTGCCCATCGGGTTGTACGGCGGCACGCCCGAGAGCCTGGGGGACTTCCGGGCTTTCCTGGAGCGCCAGTTCCCCGGCATCCAGGTGGCCTGCACGATTGCCCCGCCCTTCCGCCCGCTGACGCCCGAGGAGGACGCCGAGGACGTCCGGCAGATCCTCGCCTCCGGGGCCCGCATCCTTTTCGTGGGGATCGGCTGCCCGAAGCAGGAGTGGTGGATGTACCGTCACCGCGACCGGCTGCCCCTCACCATGCTGGGGGTGGGCGCGGCCTTCGACTTCCACTCGGGGCGGGTCCGGCAGGCACCCGGGGCGATGCAGCGCCTGGGGCTGGAGTGGCTCTTCCGGCTGGCGATGGAGCCC